ATTCCTGCTGCCAAGGTAACGGCATGTTGCTCTGCAATACCTACATCAAATGCCCTCTCAGGAATTTGATCAAGCATAAATTTAAGAGAACTTCCTGTAGGCATGGCTGGAGTAATCCCAACTATTTTATCATTCGTTTTAGCCAATTCTACCAAGGTCAACCCAAATACATCTTGATATTTTGGAGGTTGCTGGTTCAATTCAGACTTAGCAATTAGTTCACCCGTTTTTGCGTTAAATTTTCCTGGAGCATGGTATTTTACCTGATCTTCTTCTGCTTTTTGTAATCCTTTACCTTTTGTTGTGATAATATGCAAAAATTTAGGACCACTTACTGTTTTTAATCGTTCAAGTTCTGATAACAAAGCAGGTAAATCATGCCCATCAATTGGTCCAGAATAGTCAATATTAAAAGCTTCAATAATATTATGCTTTCGAACTCTTTTATTGTTTTTAATATTAGTTAAATAATTCTTTAATGCCCCAACACTAGGGTCAATACCCATAGCATTATCATTTAAAATGATTAAAATATTTGCCTTACTAACTCCTACATGGTTCAATGCTTCAAATGCCATACCACTTGCAATACTTGCATCACCAATAACAGCTATATGTTGTTTATTAACTTCTCCTTTAAGTCTTGAAGCAATAGCCATTCCTAGTGTAGCAGAAATTGATGTAGACGAATGCCCTACGCCAAAGGCATCATATTCACTTTCACTCCGTTTTGGAAAACCTGAAATACCACCCAATTGCCTATTCGTTTCAAAAACGTCCTTTCTTCCTGTTAAAATTTTATGCCCATAAGCCTGATGGCCCACATCCCAAACTAATAAATCATTTGGAGTATCAAAAATGTAATGTAGAGCAATAGTTAGCTCTACCACGCCTAGACTTGCTCCTAAATGCCCTTCCTTAACAGCTACAATATTTATAATAAACTCACGCAACTCTTTTGCCAATTCTGTCAATTGCTCTTTTGGCAGTTTGCGTAAATCTTTTGGGTTAGTGATATGTTTTAACAATTTGCTTATCATAGTTACAAATGTACGAGTTGCATTTGATATGATTAAAATTAGCAGATGAAATTGTATTTTTACAAAAATATTTAACCATGATCGACCCTTTTGACGATACTTATTTTATGAAACGAGCTTTTCAAGAAGCGGAGGCTGCATTTGAAAAAAATGAAGTCCCAATTGGAGCGGTCATTGTCATAAAAAATCAAATTATTGCTAGAGCACATAACTTAACAGAAACCTTAAACGACGTTACGGCACATGCCGAAATGCAAGCCTTCACTGCTGCTGCCGATTACTTAGGAGGAAAGTATTTGAAAGATTGTACGCTTTATGTTACCCTAGAACCTTGCCAAATGTGTGCGGGTGCAAGTTATTGGACTCAAATTGGTAAAATTGTATATGGTGCTAAAGATGAGCAACGGGGTTTTGAACATTATAAAACGCAATTACATCCTAAAACTAAGGTTATTGGAGGTGTACTAGAAGCTGAGTGTAGTGAACTGATTAAACGTTTTTTCATTGAAAAAAGAAATTTGAATTGACATTTTCATCAACCTGAAAGGTTTTTAAATCTAATTAATCTTTTAAATTTTCTTCATCTATTTTAAAAGGGTTCTTACTGTTAGGATCTAGAACATACTTTTTATACTTGCCATTTCTAAAACGATAAAATATGAATAATGGCATTAAAATAAAAGATAAAAATAAAATAGACAAACCTATTATTACATCACCTTTTGGGTGTTTTTGATTTAATAAATAAGTACCTGTAATTATCGCTATTATAAAAATAACGAATAAAATTTTCAATAGAAGTTTCATTAAACAGTGTTTATTAGATTTACATTTAAAGACAAGAACAAAGGTAAATTAAAAATATGGTTTATTGTATTGATGATGGCTTAGTTAATTCTATTCAAATTATCATCAACATCTTTATTTTTGAATACGGATTTCTTTAATTTTCCGAAAGCGTACTTTATTGAAAAAGATAATTCACTCATATCTGTATAAAAAATTGTGTTTGCTCTAATATTATTTACGTTATAAGACTCCTTATATTGTATCGTTTTAAATATATCATTAACACTAATAGTTGCGTCTATATTTTTTAAAATCTTCTTATTTATAGATGCATTTACAACAAAAACACCATTTCTCTTATAAACGCCCTCTTTGTGTTTTGTATAACCCCAGCTGGTTAATGACGTAGATAGCGTATTGTCAATTTTAAATTGATGAGATGTATATAAATAGACATATGGACTTGTCTTGAAACCAATGGCATTATCATCACTTACTTTATTCGTAGCGAAATTTAAAACGGTTGTCGAGTTCCAAAACTTATATTTTAAGGGCACAGCGAACTCCAAGCTAAATCCCACTTCTTTATCAAAATTAGTTGGCGACATGATACTAATTTCAGAAACATCATCATAGGATAAATTATAAAACACAGGATCTTCTTTTATAAAATAACTTGCACTAATTGCATACTTTTTAAAATCAAATCTTAAAGAGATCTCATTGATTATGGTTGGATTTAATTCAATATTTCTGTTAAACTCCAAATAAGGATTGATATAAGTTGAAACTGAGCTAATATTTGTAAAATTGGGCCTTATAATACTTTTAGCATAATTTAATGTCAAAGTTTGCGAGCTATCAATTTCAAAATTAACCATCGCTTTAGGAAAAAATTTTGCATTATTTCTATCAATCAATAAGGTGTCTCGATCAACAAAACCTCCTTTACTCTCTGTAAATTCAGCTCTTACACCCGTTGTAAAAGAAAATTTACCTGTTTTACCTGATAGCTGAGTATAACCAGCGTAATTATTTTCTTTATAGCCATAATTTGAAAGTGTATTTGAAATAGGATCTATTATTGAAAGGTCAGCATCCGTTTTTGCATCAGTAATTGCCATTGCCGTTCCTATTTCCAACTTCAATTTATTAACAAACTCTTTTTCAAAATCGACCTTGAATGAAAATACATTTACTTTAAAATCTTGAAGTCTTTTTTGATCTGAAATAAGTCCAGTTTCGTTCAAATTATTAGCAATGTCACTACCCAATTCTTTATTATAAAAAGAGTATTGTCCGCCAATAAATAGATTCCCCATCTTTTGCAATGATTTATTATAGTTCAGGTTAGTACTTGAATAAAACCTAAAATCATCATTATCACTTAAGGTAAAAATAGAATCTTCTATATTATTTTCCTTATTAGTAGTGTTTGTTTTGATAAGAAACTCATCTTTTTGGCTTCTTAATGTTGAACTTAAGGAGAAATAATCATCACTGTTTATTTGATAATAAAATCCTCCTCCAAAAATAAATTGAGGTCTCTTAGTATCATCCACTTCCACTAAATAATTTGATTCAATATTCTTATTTACTATAGTATAATTTGACCCGTTGCTCTCCCATGGATGCAAATTATTAAATGCAGCGTTAAACTTAAGTTCAAATTTGTCTTGTTTAAAGCTAATATTACCCCCAAAATAGTTATTATAATTTTTTCGAAATGAGGCTGTTTCTGAAACAGTTCCTTTAATTCCATTCTTATTTGTAAATTTAGAATGAACCAAAATTACACTTCTACCTTCTGCCTCATATTTAGAAGAAGGGTTATGGATAATTTCAATAGACTGAATATCATTTATTGTTAAATTTTCGAATTCTTGTAATGAAATTTTTTGATTTCCTAAATAGATCAATGCAGTA
The nucleotide sequence above comes from Aureibaculum algae. Encoded proteins:
- a CDS encoding nucleoside deaminase, coding for MIDPFDDTYFMKRAFQEAEAAFEKNEVPIGAVIVIKNQIIARAHNLTETLNDVTAHAEMQAFTAAADYLGGKYLKDCTLYVTLEPCQMCAGASYWTQIGKIVYGAKDEQRGFEHYKTQLHPKTKVIGGVLEAECSELIKRFFIEKRNLN
- a CDS encoding 1-deoxy-D-xylulose-5-phosphate synthase, which translates into the protein MISKLLKHITNPKDLRKLPKEQLTELAKELREFIINIVAVKEGHLGASLGVVELTIALHYIFDTPNDLLVWDVGHQAYGHKILTGRKDVFETNRQLGGISGFPKRSESEYDAFGVGHSSTSISATLGMAIASRLKGEVNKQHIAVIGDASIASGMAFEALNHVGVSKANILIILNDNAMGIDPSVGALKNYLTNIKNNKRVRKHNIIEAFNIDYSGPIDGHDLPALLSELERLKTVSGPKFLHIITTKGKGLQKAEEDQVKYHAPGKFNAKTGELIAKSELNQQPPKYQDVFGLTLVELAKTNDKIVGITPAMPTGSSLKFMLDQIPERAFDVGIAEQHAVTLAAGMATQGLIPFCNIYSTFLQRAYDQVIHDVAIQNLPVVFCLDRAGLVGEDGATHHGVFDLAYLRCIPNLIIFAPLNELELRNIMYTVQLGLKGPIAIRYPRGMGTMQNWQQPFSTIEIGKGETIKEGSKVAILSIGTIGNKIKEAYTDNANKDTIAHYNMRFVKPLDENLLHKVFKKFKNIITIEDGTIVGGFGSAVLEFAQQHGYKDKNIEILGIPDIFIEHGKTEELFNSIGLSVHNMKKILSLWT
- a CDS encoding outer membrane beta-barrel family protein; this translates as MLKKGITILLIIICNTLSAQDSYNLKGLVSSQHQLVNIGDVLLLSENEEKLIEYIEIEKGSFNFTDVKKGTYVLKVSCLGFKEFKKAITLDKDIDLNIELTESTTELDEVEIKASKRPIENSNGNITINVANTIFSTESNPIDLLSKLPKIQISNDRESINIIGKGTALIYLGNQKISLQEFENLTINDIQSIEIIHNPSSKYEAEGRSVILVHSKFTNKNGIKGTVSETASFRKNYNNYFGGNISFKQDKFELKFNAAFNNLHPWESNGSNYTIVNKNIESNYLVEVDDTKRPQFIFGGGFYYQINSDDYFSLSSTLRSQKDEFLIKTNTTNKENNIEDSIFTLSDNDDFRFYSSTNLNYNKSLQKMGNLFIGGQYSFYNKELGSDIANNLNETGLISDQKRLQDFKVNVFSFKVDFEKEFVNKLKLEIGTAMAITDAKTDADLSIIDPISNTLSNYGYKENNYAGYTQLSGKTGKFSFTTGVRAEFTESKGGFVDRDTLLIDRNNAKFFPKAMVNFEIDSSQTLTLNYAKSIIRPNFTNISSVSTYINPYLEFNRNIELNPTIINEISLRFDFKKYAISASYFIKEDPVFYNLSYDDVSEISIMSPTNFDKEVGFSLEFAVPLKYKFWNSTTVLNFATNKVSDDNAIGFKTSPYVYLYTSHQFKIDNTLSTSLTSWGYTKHKEGVYKRNGVFVVNASINKKILKNIDATISVNDIFKTIQYKESYNVNNIRANTIFYTDMSELSFSIKYAFGKLKKSVFKNKDVDDNLNRIN